A genomic window from Sphingobacterium spiritivorum includes:
- a CDS encoding DUF6597 domain-containing transcriptional factor, translating into MKYREIEPNGFLSDFVKCFWYYETAGKEVLHTILPDGYFDLIAEFENEKLTTVKLTGIWTKPKDIRICRNTTFFAIRFKLPAIEYLFSKELKSILDTKADLPFSFWNIHKYQYDEFEGFVSGIIRHLETSLKHVHRIDSRKLKLFEIIYQQKTKTVSEISDEIIWSSRQINRYFQSKYGISLKEFLNIVRCNAAYPEISNGNLNPNSDYFDQPHFIKEIKRHTGVTPKELNKNENDRFLQLSKEVET; encoded by the coding sequence ATGAAATATAGAGAAATTGAACCAAACGGATTTTTAAGCGACTTTGTAAAGTGTTTTTGGTATTATGAAACTGCCGGCAAGGAAGTCCTGCACACCATTTTGCCGGATGGATATTTTGACCTGATTGCAGAGTTTGAAAACGAAAAATTGACCACCGTAAAACTTACAGGCATATGGACAAAACCGAAAGACATAAGAATTTGCAGAAATACAACATTCTTCGCCATCAGATTCAAACTTCCGGCAATAGAGTATCTCTTCAGCAAAGAATTGAAATCTATTTTGGATACAAAGGCAGATTTACCTTTTTCGTTCTGGAACATCCATAAATATCAGTACGATGAATTTGAAGGTTTTGTTTCCGGCATTATCCGACATTTAGAAACTTCGCTTAAACATGTGCACCGGATTGACAGCCGGAAACTGAAATTATTTGAGATTATTTATCAGCAAAAAACGAAAACGGTTTCTGAAATTTCGGATGAAATTATATGGAGCAGCCGACAGATAAACAGGTATTTCCAATCGAAGTATGGTATTTCTTTAAAAGAATTTTTAAACATAGTCCGTTGCAACGCTGCCTATCCCGAAATTTCAAATGGCAATCTAAATCCCAATTCCGATTATTTTGACCAGCCCCATTTCATAAAAGAAATTAAGAGACATACGGGTGTAACCCCAAAAGAACTGAACAAAAACGAAAACGACCGATTTTTACAATTATCAAAGGAAGTGGAAACGTAA
- a CDS encoding MFS transporter, with amino-acid sequence MNANVRWSNVYILFVSQALYQTVSILVITLSGIIGMQMAPDKNLATLPVAMTTIGAAIMMIPASLIMKKTGQRKAFMIGTVIGALSGVVSWYGIIHQSFWIFSIGNMLLGIYQGFTQYYRFAAADSVPEYAKSKAISWVIGGGIVAAFAGPNLARFTQDLGAVPYAYSYLSTILLSIAALGVVAFLRLDKNVVLKTGKSTSSGRSLKEIIKDKNTVLALFSSSTAFAVMGMSMTATPIAMHDFGHSSSDTAMVIQWHVLGMFLPSFFTGALIQRFGVHRIILTGVLILFTYLIVALSGIHFINFIIGLFIVGLGWNFLFIGGSSALTKVYRPEEKEKTQAFHDFTVFAIISISSFFAGSLFNLWGWIGLNLVLLPLLILTSVLVIRVIKSGNNS; translated from the coding sequence ATGAATGCAAATGTTAGGTGGAGTAATGTATATATCCTGTTTGTTTCACAAGCGCTTTATCAGACGGTTTCCATACTTGTGATCACATTGTCAGGGATCATCGGTATGCAAATGGCACCTGATAAGAATCTGGCAACACTACCTGTGGCCATGACTACTATAGGCGCAGCAATCATGATGATACCTGCTTCTTTGATTATGAAGAAAACAGGCCAAAGGAAAGCTTTTATGATAGGTACAGTCATTGGTGCTTTATCCGGAGTCGTATCGTGGTATGGTATTATCCACCAGTCCTTTTGGATATTTTCGATTGGAAATATGTTGTTGGGTATCTATCAGGGTTTTACACAATACTATCGTTTTGCAGCGGCAGATTCTGTTCCGGAGTATGCAAAGAGTAAAGCTATCTCCTGGGTAATAGGTGGTGGTATTGTTGCTGCTTTTGCGGGACCTAATCTCGCGAGATTTACACAAGATTTAGGCGCTGTACCCTATGCGTATTCTTATCTTTCAACTATTCTGCTGAGTATTGCTGCTTTGGGGGTGGTAGCCTTTCTGAGGCTTGATAAGAATGTTGTTTTGAAGACGGGTAAATCCACATCATCCGGTCGCTCACTAAAGGAAATCATTAAAGACAAAAATACTGTTCTGGCCTTGTTTTCTTCTTCTACTGCTTTTGCTGTAATGGGGATGTCTATGACTGCTACACCTATAGCCATGCATGATTTCGGACATTCCTCCAGTGATACGGCAATGGTTATCCAATGGCATGTATTGGGTATGTTTTTGCCATCTTTTTTTACAGGTGCTCTTATTCAGAGATTTGGTGTACATCGCATCATTCTCACAGGAGTATTAATTCTGTTTACATACTTAATTGTTGCGCTTTCAGGGATCCACTTTATCAATTTTATAATAGGATTATTTATTGTTGGACTAGGTTGGAATTTCTTGTTTATAGGAGGGTCTTCAGCACTTACAAAAGTTTACAGACCTGAAGAAAAAGAGAAAACTCAGGCCTTCCACGATTTTACCGTCTTTGCCATTATCAGTATTTCAAGTTTTTTTGCAGGTAGTTTGTTTAATCTATGGGGGTGGATAGGATTAAATCTGGTATTACTGCCATTACTTATCCTTACATCTGTGCTGGTCATACGGGTTATCAAGAGTGGTAATAATTCGTAA
- a CDS encoding VOC family protein produces MKISKLSPNFEVTDVRKTVAFYTENFGFNLIMAVPQTQDGIDPAFAENKEYVYAMVQRDGVEFMFQRSDTFKDDIVFSKGQNIGATVSFYMEIEGIKEFYENLKGENLIMTELQATWYGMQEFYVKDLNGYILGFAEKAD; encoded by the coding sequence ATGAAAATAAGCAAACTCTCCCCAAACTTTGAAGTAACTGACGTAAGAAAAACGGTTGCTTTTTATACCGAAAATTTTGGTTTCAACCTCATTATGGCAGTTCCCCAGACGCAGGACGGAATAGACCCCGCTTTTGCAGAAAACAAGGAATATGTGTATGCAATGGTGCAAAGGGACGGTGTAGAATTTATGTTTCAACGCTCAGATACATTCAAGGATGATATTGTTTTTTCAAAAGGACAAAATATAGGTGCAACCGTTTCTTTTTATATGGAAATAGAAGGCATAAAAGAGTTTTATGAAAATCTGAAAGGTGAAAATCTTATAATGACCGAATTGCAAGCCACATGGTATGGCATGCAGGAATTTTACGTAAAAGACCTGAATGGTTATATTCTTGGATTTGCTGAAAAAGCTGATTAA
- a CDS encoding SH3 domain-containing protein has protein sequence MKTWKAITSYTTSYKNPIQLSKGEIVKLGNLAPEENWKDWIWAENDNQLGGWIPVQIIENLEDGKQGLILENYSAKELDITKDELVIKIKSLNGWSWARKISNNDEGWLPDEVLEIDINI, from the coding sequence ATGAAAACATGGAAAGCAATCACCTCATATACAACATCATACAAAAACCCTATTCAATTATCTAAAGGAGAAATTGTAAAACTGGGTAATCTTGCCCCGGAAGAGAATTGGAAAGACTGGATCTGGGCTGAAAATGACAACCAGCTCGGAGGATGGATTCCTGTTCAGATCATTGAAAATTTAGAAGACGGAAAACAAGGACTCATCTTAGAAAACTATAGTGCCAAAGAATTAGACATAACCAAAGACGAATTGGTGATAAAGATAAAGTCTCTGAATGGCTGGAGCTGGGCACGAAAAATAAGCAATAACGATGAAGGCTGGCTTCCGGATGAAGTCTTAGAAATTGATATAAACATTTAG
- a CDS encoding DUF695 domain-containing protein: protein MSFLKNIFGNKKETVKTYQDFWAWFQANEQTFHNIIKNGKNPEKDFFDKLSQKLGEIKDGFYFLVGMLNDNTAELVFTPDGIIQNIVFVEELVNAAPTLPHWKFTALKPSVDIENLGIKMGNYEFNSNNLSFYAIDHAGYPDEVDIVIMHSNYNEEDKSTIINGTFIFLDNYLGELNAVTTIDNAIVISREQAEKEPIPIIKLKDYLIWREKEFVEKYSGIRYNTENDSYASLEAELNNGLPLIAIVNSTLRQWNSKASHPWILTIEINYKDSNNNGMPDKNTYELLNELEDQVMLKLKDIDGYLNIGRQTADNSREIYFACHDFRKPSKVLHELSKKYSNKLDIKYNIYKDKYWQSFERFRPH from the coding sequence ATGAGTTTTCTAAAAAACATTTTCGGCAACAAGAAAGAAACAGTTAAAACCTATCAGGATTTTTGGGCATGGTTTCAAGCTAACGAACAAACATTTCATAACATCATCAAAAACGGCAAAAATCCCGAAAAAGACTTTTTTGACAAATTATCTCAAAAGCTGGGCGAAATTAAAGATGGCTTTTACTTTTTAGTGGGGATGCTCAACGATAATACCGCAGAGTTAGTCTTCACTCCAGACGGAATTATTCAGAACATCGTATTTGTTGAAGAACTTGTGAATGCCGCACCAACGCTACCTCATTGGAAATTTACAGCACTAAAACCTTCCGTTGATATTGAAAACCTGGGGATAAAAATGGGTAATTACGAATTTAACAGCAACAATCTTTCGTTTTATGCCATTGACCATGCAGGTTATCCTGATGAGGTTGACATTGTAATCATGCACAGCAATTATAATGAAGAGGACAAATCAACAATTATCAATGGAACATTCATTTTCCTTGACAATTATCTCGGAGAACTAAATGCGGTCACCACAATAGACAACGCCATAGTAATTTCCAGAGAGCAAGCAGAGAAAGAACCAATTCCTATTATCAAACTTAAAGACTACCTGATTTGGAGAGAAAAAGAATTTGTTGAAAAATATAGCGGAATTCGTTACAATACCGAAAACGACAGTTATGCCAGTCTGGAAGCTGAACTTAATAACGGCCTACCTTTGATAGCGATTGTCAATTCGACATTACGGCAGTGGAACAGCAAGGCATCACATCCATGGATTTTAACAATTGAAATCAATTACAAGGACAGCAACAATAACGGCATGCCTGATAAAAACACATATGAACTGCTCAACGAATTAGAAGACCAAGTAATGCTTAAACTAAAAGACATTGACGGCTATCTGAATATCGGCAGGCAAACGGCAGACAATTCAAGAGAAATTTACTTTGCCTGTCACGACTTCAGAAAACCGTCCAAAGTATTACACGAACTGTCAAAAAAATATTCAAATAAGTTAGACATAAAATATAACATATATAAAGACAAATACTGGCAATCCTTTGAACGATTTAGACCGCATTAG